Proteins encoded together in one Rhinopithecus roxellana isolate Shanxi Qingling chromosome 3, ASM756505v1, whole genome shotgun sequence window:
- the ETF1 gene encoding LOW QUALITY PROTEIN: eukaryotic peptide chain release factor subunit 1 (The sequence of the model RefSeq protein was modified relative to this genomic sequence to represent the inferred CDS: inserted 1 base in 1 codon) — MADDPSAADRNVEIWKIKKLIKSLEAARGNGTSMISLIIPPKDQISRVAKMLADEFGTASNIKSRVNRLSVLGAITSVQQRLKLYNKVPPNGLVVYCGTIVTEEGXEKKVNIDFEPFKPINTSLYLCDNKFHTEALTALLSDDSKFGFIVIDGSGALFGTLQGNTREVLHKFTVDLPKKHGRGGQSALRFARLRMEKRHNYVRKVAETAVQLFISGDKVNVAGLVLAGSADFKTELSQSDMFDQRLQSKVLKLVDISYGGENGFNQAIELSTEVLSNVKFIQEKKLIGRYFDEISQDTGKYCFGVEDTLKALEMGAVEILIVYENLDIMRYVLHCQGTEEEKILYLTPEQEKDKSHFTDKETGQEHELIESMPLLEWFANNYKKFGATLEIVTDKSQEGSQFVKGFGGIGGILRYRVDFQGMEYQGGDDEFFDLDDY; from the exons CAATGGCACCAGCATGATATCATTGATCATTCCTCCCAAAGACCAGATTTCACGAGTGGCAAAAATGTTAGCAGATGAGTTTGGAACTGCATCTAACATTAAATCACGAGTAAACCGCCTTTCAGTCCTGGGAGCCATTACATCTGTACAACAAAGACTCAAACTTTATAACAAAG TACCTCCAAATGGTCTGGTTGTATACTGTGGAACAATTGtaacagaagaag aagaaaagaaagtcaacatTGACTTTGAACCTTTCAAACCAATTAATACGTCATTGTATTTGTGTGACAACAAATTCCATACAGAG GCTCTTACAGCACTACTTTCAGATGATAGCAAGTTTGGATTCATTGTAATAGATGGTAGTGGTGCACTTTTTGGCACACTCCAAGGAAACACAAGAGAAGTCCTGCACAAATTCACTGTGGATCTCCCAAAGAAACACG GTAGAGGAGGTCAGTCAGCCTTGCGTTTTGCCCGTTTAAGAATGGAAAAGCGACATAACTATGTTCGGAAAGTAGCAGAGACTGCTGTGCAGCTGTTTATTTCTGGGGACAAAGTGAATGTGGCTGGTCTAGTTTTAGCTGGATCTGCTGACTTTAAAACTGAACTAAGTCAATCTGATATGTTTGATCAG aGGTTACaatcaaaagttttaaaattagttgaTATATCCTATGGTGGTGAAAATGGATTCAACCAAGCTATTGAGTTATCTACTGAAGTCCTCTCCAACGTGAAATTCATTCAAGAGAAGAAATTAATAG GACGATACTTCGATGAAATCAGCCAGGACACGGGCAAGTACTGTTTTGGCGTTGAAGATACACTAAAGGCTTTGGAAATGGGAGCTGTAGAAATTCTAATAGTCTATGAAAATCTGGATATAATGAGATATGTTCTTCATTGCCAAGGCACAGAAG AGGAGAAAATTCTCTATCTAACTCCAGAGCAAGAAAAGGATAAATCTCATTTCACAGACAAAGAG ACCGGACAGGAACATGAGCTTATCGAGAGTATGCCCCTGTTGGAATGGTTTGCTAACAACTATAAAAAATTTGGAGCTACGTTGGAAATTGTCACAGATAAATCACAAGAAGGGTCTCAGTTTGTGAAAGGCTTTGGTGGAATTGGAG GTATCTTGCGGTACCGAGTAGATTTCCAGGGAATGGAATACCAAGGAGGAGACGATGAATTTTTTGACCTTGATGACTACTAG